From a region of the Mobula hypostoma chromosome 6, sMobHyp1.1, whole genome shotgun sequence genome:
- the trmt10c gene encoding tRNA methyltransferase 10 homolog C yields the protein MWLQVTHLFQNLGRHCNVQVNTWVKTKAGLARQQFMLHTRSLILSPCPRTEENNVRPDKIDLDFWKTVLRETTTEASKQLPSEGLGDSSLAATRELIQMWQLAGKVVPENITDEQLKTFQELSTKSAKKKYLKHLAIKEGKKKATKEKQKLKQEAKLLHKEVKCEEGVALKNTFLLQLWQRSFDLMYNWRAAQSMVFGQPLVFDMSYEHYMNRREMENTVSQLMEGEGCNRRSLDPFHLHFCNLGSDGGYHRELLKRYGDAWHNLLITATHESYVDIFPKDKLVYLTADSPFVLNTFQHDKVYIIGSIVDKSIQTGLSLANAKRLKLATARLPLDEYLNWNSGAKNLTLNQMINILLTVKETGNWHKALKFVPQRKHEGFLSVPLQQRYSSRIRKQHTLNNNEPEKKAKWQKSTSDANLHKRKQWWMDVD from the coding sequence ATGTGGCTGCAGGTTACCCATCTCTTCCAAAACCTTGGTAGACATTGCAATGTACAAGTAAATACATGGGTAAAAACTAAAGCAGGTTTGGCCAGGCAACAATTTATGCTCCACACCAGGAGCCTGATTCTTTCGCCATGTCCAAGGACTGAAGAAAATAATGTCAGGCCTGACAAAATAGATTTAGATTTTTGGAAGACTGTCCTGAGAGAAACTACAACTGAAGCTTCCAAACAATTACCCTCTGAAGGCCTTGGGGACTCGTCCCTTGCTGCCACAAGAGAACTAATTCAAATGTGGCAATTAGCTGGGAAGGTTGTTCCAGAAAACATAACAGATGAACAGTTAAAAACCTTTCAAGAACTGTCTACTAAATCTGCAAAGAAAAAGTACCTGAAGCATTTAGCAATCAAGGAAGGGAAAAAGAAAGCtacaaaagagaaacaaaaattaAAGCAAGAAGCAAAGCTGTTACATAAAGAAGTCAAATGTGAGGAAGGAGTTGCATTAAAGAATACTTTTCTTTTACAACTATGGCAACGGTCTTTTGATCTAATGTACAATTGGAGGGCAGCCCAATCTATGGTATTTGGACAGCCACTGGTGTTTGATATGAGTTATGAACACTATATGAACCGTAGAGAAATGGAGAATACTGTCTCTCAGCTGATGGAGGGTGAAGGATGCAACAGGAGATCCTTGGACCCATTTCACTTGCATTTCTGTAATCTTGGCTCAGATGGAGGCTATCATAGAGAGCTTTTGAAACGCTATGGAGATGCTTGGCATAATCTCTTAATTACGGCAACACATGAGTCGTATGTTGACATTTTTCCCAAAGACAAGCTTGTGTATTTAACTGCAGATTCTCCTTTTGTACTGAACACATTTCAGCATGATAAAGTCTACATCATTGGATCCATTGTTGATAAATCAATCCAAACAGGATTATCTCTTGCAAATGCAAAACGTTTGAAGTTGGCAACTGCACGTCTTCCTTTGGACGAGTATTTGAACTGGAACAGCGGTGCAAAAAATCTTACGTTGAACCAAATGATCAACATTTTATTGACTGTGAAAGAAACTGGCAACTGGCACAAGGCCCTCAAATTTGTTCCACAAAGGAAACATGAAGGATTTTTATCAGTCCCATTACAACAAAGATACAGTAGTAGAATCAGAAAACAACATACGTTAAATAACAATGAACCAGAAAAGAAAGCTAAATGGCAAAAGTCAACTTCAGATGCAAATCTTCATAAAAGAAAACAATGGTGGATGGATGTAGATTAA